In one Vagococcus entomophilus genomic region, the following are encoded:
- a CDS encoding GIY-YIG nuclease family protein, with protein MDKQFYFYVLNCADQTFYAGYTTDLSRRLSEHNQGTGAKYTRLDKRRPARMIHAEVFSSKSAAMKAEYAFKQLSRVQKESYLSTHKSCIT; from the coding sequence GTGGATAAACAATTTTATTTCTATGTTTTAAACTGTGCAGATCAGACTTTCTACGCTGGGTATACAACGGATCTAAGCAGAAGACTATCTGAGCACAATCAAGGGACTGGTGCAAAATACACTAGACTTGATAAAAGACGCCCCGCTCGTATGATTCATGCTGAAGTGTTCTCAAGTAAGAGTGCAGCAATGAAAGCAGAATATGCGTTCAAACAACTTTCCCGTGTACAAAAAGAATCCTATTTGAGTACGCATAAAAGCTGTATCACCTGA
- the ilvA gene encoding threonine ammonia-lyase IlvA, whose protein sequence is MSQEPLVKKADIETAYQTLKDVVTHTPLQYDEYLSQKYQCEVYLKREDLQKVRSFKLRGAYYAISCLPKEQAQKGVVCASAGNHAQGVAYTAQKMDIPATIFMPTTTPQQKISQVEFFGKGKVDVRLVGDTFDASAKEAKRFAKEMQQVFIAPFDDHAIIAGQGTLAVEMQADLVKESRQADYVFAAIGGGGLISGIATYLKEKSPVTKIIGVEPSGAACMSEALKRNQVISLDTIDKFVDGAAVKQAGAKTLSHVQAYVDEVTLIPEGRVCTTILELYTKQAIVAEPAGALSVAALEYYKDSIKGKTVVCVISGGNNDIHRMQEIEERSLMFEGLKHYFVINFPQRPGALREFVTEVLGPDDDITKFEYTKRVNRGSGPVVIGILLKNRQDYDSMLQRLEQFDSNYIDLSQNQSLYTLLV, encoded by the coding sequence GTGAGTCAAGAACCATTAGTAAAAAAAGCAGATATCGAAACCGCTTATCAGACATTGAAAGATGTGGTAACTCATACTCCGCTGCAATATGACGAGTATTTATCACAAAAATATCAATGTGAGGTCTACTTAAAACGGGAGGATTTACAAAAAGTTCGTTCTTTCAAACTAAGAGGTGCATATTACGCTATTTCGTGCTTACCAAAAGAACAAGCACAAAAAGGTGTAGTATGTGCAAGTGCAGGCAATCATGCCCAAGGCGTAGCCTATACCGCACAAAAAATGGATATTCCAGCTACGATTTTTATGCCTACAACGACTCCGCAACAAAAAATTTCACAAGTAGAATTTTTTGGCAAAGGAAAAGTAGATGTGAGGCTAGTTGGAGATACTTTTGATGCCTCAGCTAAAGAAGCAAAACGTTTTGCAAAAGAAATGCAGCAGGTGTTTATTGCACCTTTTGATGACCACGCCATCATAGCAGGACAAGGGACACTTGCAGTGGAAATGCAAGCAGACTTAGTGAAAGAATCAAGGCAAGCGGACTATGTTTTTGCAGCCATTGGTGGAGGCGGATTAATTAGCGGGATTGCAACATATTTAAAAGAAAAAAGTCCTGTAACAAAAATTATCGGGGTAGAACCTAGTGGGGCAGCATGCATGTCCGAAGCGCTCAAACGCAATCAAGTAATTTCTTTAGACACAATTGATAAATTTGTAGACGGAGCTGCGGTCAAACAAGCAGGAGCAAAAACATTGTCTCATGTTCAAGCATACGTAGACGAAGTGACGCTTATCCCAGAAGGGCGAGTGTGTACAACTATTCTTGAGCTGTACACAAAGCAGGCCATCGTAGCAGAACCAGCGGGTGCTTTAAGTGTAGCAGCATTGGAGTATTATAAAGACTCAATCAAAGGGAAAACGGTTGTCTGCGTGATTAGCGGTGGAAACAATGATATTCACCGTATGCAAGAAATCGAAGAGCGTTCGTTGATGTTTGAAGGACTCAAACATTATTTTGTCATCAATTTTCCTCAAAGACCAGGGGCTCTGCGAGAATTTGTAACAGAAGTTTTAGGTCCAGATGACGATATTACAAAGTTTGAATATACGAAACGTGTCAATCGAGGGAGTGGTCCAGTTGTCATTGGGATTTTGTTGAAAAATCGCCAAGATTATGACAGTATGCTACAGCGTTTGGAACAGTTTGACTCAAATTATATCGACTTGAGTCAAAATCAGTCACTCTATACTTTATTGGTTTAA
- a CDS encoding tRNA1(Val) (adenine(37)-N6)-methyltransferase — translation MNLNPGERVDQLYANDVQIIQSKEVFSFSLDAVLLANFATLPQKGHIVDLCAGNGAISLFMSKKTQALITGIELQKRLADMGKRSIKLNNLEHQLEIHQLDLKDSLTKVRHDSVDLVVCNPPYFKELPTSKKNPNPYLALARHEIQTNLNQVVQMAARLLKTNGKFALVHRPDRFLDILAALQLAKLAPKRVRFVYSKHESEANMVLVEAIKNGKTDGFKVLPPLFVYDNSNQYLPEVRRMLYGG, via the coding sequence ATGAATCTAAATCCTGGAGAACGAGTGGATCAACTTTATGCAAATGATGTCCAGATCATTCAAAGCAAAGAAGTTTTTTCCTTTTCATTAGACGCAGTGCTTTTAGCAAATTTCGCTACACTCCCGCAAAAGGGACATATTGTTGATTTGTGTGCTGGAAATGGCGCGATTAGCCTTTTTATGAGTAAAAAAACACAAGCCCTGATTACTGGGATTGAACTTCAAAAACGCTTGGCAGATATGGGAAAACGGAGTATTAAACTGAATAACCTCGAACATCAACTGGAAATACATCAGTTAGACTTAAAAGATAGTTTGACTAAAGTAAGACATGACTCTGTTGACCTAGTCGTTTGCAACCCGCCTTATTTTAAAGAACTGCCTACAAGTAAAAAAAATCCTAATCCTTACCTTGCGCTTGCACGCCATGAAATTCAAACCAACCTAAATCAAGTGGTCCAAATGGCAGCTCGTTTGCTCAAAACAAACGGGAAGTTCGCTCTCGTCCATCGTCCTGATCGCTTTTTAGATATTTTAGCAGCATTACAATTAGCTAAATTAGCACCCAAAAGAGTACGGTTTGTCTATTCAAAGCATGAAAGTGAAGCAAACATGGTCTTGGTTGAAGCAATAAAGAATGGAAAAACAGATGGTTTCAAAGTCTTGCCTCCTTTATTTGTTTATGATAACTCTAATCAGTACTTACCAGAGGTTAGGAGGATGCTTTACGGTGGATAA
- a CDS encoding HXXEE domain-containing protein, which translates to MWLNFLWLPILFIIHDFEEIIFVPMWIKKHTKVLEKKNRPLFGGITNSAVFSVGVVEEFILLVVISLYGMIHPGGALYFGAGIAYVIHLFLHLIFCIQYHSYVPGVVTAFLQIPVMVYLLHEVYASLDCSLPHIVLISCICCVLILGNVLCLHQFMHQLTKKAFL; encoded by the coding sequence ATGTGGCTCAATTTTTTATGGCTACCAATTTTGTTTATCATTCATGATTTTGAAGAAATTATTTTTGTACCAATGTGGATCAAGAAACATACCAAAGTCTTAGAAAAAAAGAACAGACCCTTATTCGGAGGAATTACCAATAGTGCAGTCTTTTCCGTTGGAGTAGTAGAAGAATTTATATTATTGGTGGTGATTTCACTCTACGGTATGATCCATCCAGGTGGTGCGCTTTATTTTGGGGCAGGAATTGCTTATGTCATTCATTTATTTTTACACCTTATATTTTGTATTCAGTATCATTCTTATGTTCCAGGAGTTGTCACTGCTTTTTTGCAAATACCTGTTATGGTCTATCTTTTGCATGAAGTTTACGCTTCACTTGACTGTTCCTTGCCTCATATCGTACTTATCTCTTGTATCTGCTGTGTCCTGATACTTGGTAATGTATTATGTCTACATCAATTTATGCACCAACTGACAAAAAAAGCCTTTTTATAA
- a CDS encoding lysophospholipid acyltransferase family protein: MFFRFIRMVVRIIVLIINGNCRYQAKERLPKDQNYILVGPHRTWWDPLFFALAASPKEFGFMAKEELFKNPILKWILVHSHAFPVKRDNPGPSTIKTPVKMLKNTNLGLIMFPSGTRHSDELKGGAALISKMAKVPIVPAVYQGPEKFSHLFLRKRVIVRFGEPIDTSDIKKMDKAGMEEVEKRMNAAFLKLDQEVNPNYSKSK; encoded by the coding sequence ATGTTTTTTAGATTTATTAGAATGGTTGTTCGAATTATTGTTCTAATTATTAATGGAAATTGTCGATATCAGGCAAAAGAGCGTCTACCCAAAGATCAAAACTACATCCTTGTAGGACCACATCGTACGTGGTGGGATCCACTCTTTTTTGCACTCGCCGCTTCACCAAAAGAGTTTGGCTTTATGGCAAAAGAAGAATTATTCAAAAACCCTATTCTTAAATGGATTCTTGTGCATTCCCATGCTTTTCCAGTGAAAAGAGACAATCCTGGACCAAGCACAATTAAAACGCCAGTCAAAATGCTTAAAAATACAAATTTAGGTTTGATTATGTTTCCAAGTGGAACTAGACATTCAGATGAGTTAAAGGGCGGTGCAGCATTAATTAGTAAAATGGCAAAAGTGCCTATCGTCCCTGCGGTATATCAAGGACCAGAAAAGTTTAGTCATTTGTTTTTAAGGAAGCGTGTGATTGTACGTTTTGGGGAACCAATTGATACGAGTGATATCAAAAAAATGGATAAAGCTGGGATGGAAGAGGTTGAAAAACGAATGAACGCAGCCTTTCTAAAATTAGATCAAGAAGTGAATCCTAATTATTCTAAAAGTAAGTAA
- a CDS encoding TetR/AcrR family transcriptional regulator: MKNKGNAKSDFSKQLILEALLDIMEYQSLHQISVKEICEVAMVSRKTFYRNFDHKLDVINIEVARLIKVYMASIEETSDLTLANIAFLVFDLVNKHKRFFEKIVANHLLFLVSERILQEVMDVYKIRKQTLFDQYGAETIENVLHFSFGGFEHYIKRLLKSQERVSAEQIRREFIKISEILTLSI; the protein is encoded by the coding sequence ATGAAAAATAAAGGCAATGCGAAATCTGATTTTTCTAAACAGCTTATTTTAGAAGCACTGTTAGATATCATGGAGTATCAGTCACTGCATCAAATTAGCGTAAAAGAAATTTGTGAGGTGGCGATGGTATCACGTAAAACATTTTATAGAAATTTTGATCATAAGCTAGATGTGATAAATATCGAAGTCGCAAGGTTGATTAAAGTTTATATGGCGAGTATTGAGGAAACATCGGATCTGACGTTAGCTAATATTGCCTTTCTGGTTTTTGATTTGGTAAACAAACATAAACGTTTTTTTGAAAAAATAGTAGCGAACCATTTACTCTTTTTAGTTTCAGAGAGAATATTACAAGAGGTTATGGACGTATATAAAATAAGAAAGCAGACCTTGTTTGACCAGTATGGAGCAGAAACTATTGAAAATGTTCTGCACTTTAGTTTTGGTGGATTTGAGCATTATATTAAACGGTTGCTTAAAAGTCAGGAGCGAGTATCTGCAGAACAAATCAGACGGGAATTTATTAAAATATCTGAAATACTTACGCTATCTATATAA
- the ilvC gene encoding ketol-acid reductoisomerase: MAKVYYDDSVEKNELEGKTIAIVGYGSQGHAHAQNLRDNGNQVVIGIREGKSAAAARKDGFDVLSVADATKAADVVMILAPDEIQGALYENEIAPNLEAGNSLAFAHGFNIHFDVINPPKDVDVFLVAPKGPGHLVRRTFVEGFAVPALYGVYQDATGHAEATALSYAKGIGATRVGVLQTTFKEETETDLFGEQAVLCGGLTSMIQAGFETLVEAGYQKELAYFEVCHEMKLIVDLIYEGGMENMRHSISNTAEFGDYVSGPRVITAETKKHMKEVLTDIQNGKFAQSFIDDNKAGFKNFYKMREEEAGHPMEKVGADLRKMMPFVQQKK; the protein is encoded by the coding sequence ATGGCAAAAGTATATTATGATGATTCAGTAGAAAAAAATGAGTTGGAAGGAAAGACAATTGCGATTGTAGGGTATGGTTCACAAGGACATGCACATGCTCAAAATTTACGCGACAATGGCAATCAAGTAGTAATTGGAATTCGCGAAGGAAAATCTGCTGCTGCTGCACGCAAAGACGGATTTGACGTTCTTTCAGTAGCGGATGCCACGAAAGCAGCTGATGTGGTAATGATTCTTGCTCCAGATGAAATTCAAGGTGCTCTATACGAAAATGAAATTGCTCCAAATCTAGAAGCGGGCAATAGTTTGGCTTTTGCCCACGGGTTCAACATTCATTTTGATGTAATCAACCCTCCAAAAGATGTAGATGTTTTCCTAGTAGCCCCTAAAGGACCAGGACATCTGGTACGTCGGACATTCGTTGAAGGATTTGCCGTTCCTGCATTATATGGTGTATACCAAGATGCAACTGGACATGCTGAAGCAACAGCCCTTTCGTATGCTAAAGGAATTGGTGCTACAAGAGTTGGCGTTCTACAAACAACCTTTAAAGAAGAGACAGAAACAGATCTTTTCGGGGAACAAGCTGTTCTTTGTGGGGGACTTACAAGCATGATTCAAGCAGGCTTTGAAACATTGGTTGAAGCAGGCTATCAAAAAGAACTTGCCTACTTTGAAGTATGTCACGAAATGAAACTAATCGTAGACTTGATTTACGAAGGTGGTATGGAAAATATGCGTCATTCTATTTCTAATACAGCTGAATTTGGTGATTATGTTTCTGGTCCTCGAGTGATCACAGCAGAAACGAAAAAACATATGAAAGAAGTACTAACAGATATCCAAAATGGAAAATTTGCACAATCCTTCATTGATGATAATAAAGCTGGATTCAAGAATTTTTACAAGATGCGTGAAGAAGAAGCCGGTCATCCAATGGAGAAAGTTGGTGCAGACCTTAGAAAAATGATGCCATTTGTACAACAAAAAAAATAA